A stretch of Nitrospirota bacterium DNA encodes these proteins:
- a CDS encoding response regulator transcription factor, with protein sequence MAKKIRVLIADDHQVVRDGLSAILQTKDDIVVVGEAKDGVEAVEKTRQLQPDVVLMDISMPRMNGVEATRRIKEQCPAVRVVVLTMYEEDEYIFDLVKTGVAGYLLKNSDSAQIVKAIRAAAKGESFLHPTIAGKILTEFSQLAEGRGRKTAKGKNDLTEREQGVLQYIAEGKTNKEIANALSISEKTVKNHVRNIFHKLDVYDRTQAAIQAIRRGIIRIDMPK encoded by the coding sequence GTGGCGAAAAAAATCCGGGTGTTGATCGCGGACGACCACCAGGTGGTGCGCGACGGTCTCTCGGCCATCCTCCAGACCAAAGACGACATCGTGGTCGTGGGAGAAGCCAAAGACGGCGTCGAGGCTGTCGAGAAGACGCGCCAACTTCAACCCGATGTCGTGCTGATGGACATCAGCATGCCGCGGATGAACGGCGTCGAAGCCACCCGGCGGATCAAGGAGCAGTGCCCAGCCGTCCGCGTGGTGGTGCTCACCATGTACGAGGAAGATGAGTATATCTTCGACCTCGTGAAGACCGGAGTCGCCGGCTACCTCTTGAAGAATTCGGACTCCGCGCAGATCGTGAAGGCGATTCGCGCCGCAGCCAAAGGGGAGTCTTTTTTACACCCCACCATCGCCGGCAAGATCCTCACCGAGTTCTCCCAACTGGCCGAAGGACGCGGTCGGAAGACGGCCAAAGGGAAGAACGACCTGACCGAACGCGAACAGGGCGTGCTCCAATACATCGCCGAGGGCAAGACCAACAAGGAGATCGCCAACGCGCTCTCCATCAGCGAAAAGACGGTCAAGAACCACGTCCGCAATATCTTCCACAAACTCGACGTGTACGATCGCACCCAAGCCGCGATCCAGGCGATCCGCCGAGGGATCATTCGCATCGACATGCCGAAATAG